The Fusarium fujikuroi IMI 58289 draft genome, chromosome FFUJ_chr01 sequence AGTGCGGAGCAGAAGGAGACGTCGCATGCTTGGGCTGCTTCTCCCGGATGGAAGGCTCATGAGTCGGAAAATGCATGGCATTATGGGGCTTTGTGGACGAATAATGATGGTTTTCTCGGGCTTAAGCTGGGCGCACACATCTGccttaggtaaggtagttcTGCAGGGTATTTTGAGCGACGGATCTGCTCTTTGGATGGTACGATTGGACTCATATAGCACGTTAGCGTTCATGGGCATATCATGGGAACGGTGTTTCGGTTTTCCAGGACCTTGATGGTCTTGTTTTATGGCATTCGGATTGTAAATGAAGCACAGCGTAATTTCACAGTAGATAGATTCTGCAGATATCAATATGGCATCTGGAGCACCATAAACCAAGTCATTAATGCAATTAATTCACTTTCGGGCATGCTTGTAGAAGCAATTTGTTCATTGTGACGTCTATATTCCCGCCATCCAATTGCCCTGTATTCATACACCGCATTAAAATACACCTTGCCTTATGGTGAGTATGTCTAGTTGTACTGCATATACGTCGCCGTCGAGTTGAACTTAAGGTTACCCTTGATGACCTTGTCAACTGCACTGAGGAAGTCCTTCTCGGATGCAACCTTTCTCCTTGCGCGAATGGCATACATGCCGGCCTCAGTGCAAACACTACGCAGCTCAGCACCCGTTGCGTTGGGGCAGAGACGAGAGATGAGCTCCCACCGGATGTCCCGCTCAACCGACATGGATTTAGCGTGGATGCGCAAAATGTTAGCACGGCCCTCAAGGTCGGGCAGCGAGAACTCGATCTTTCGATCGATACGGCCCGGTCGCATGAGTGCAGGATCCAATGTAGAGGGTCTGTTGGTGGCAAACATGACCTTGATGTTTCCACGAGCATCGAAACCGTCAAGCTGCGTAATAAGCTCAAGCATAGTTCGCTGAACCTCGTTGTCTCCACCAGCACCATCGTCAAATCGAGCACCACCAATGGCGTCGATCTCGTCGAAGAAAATGATGCATGCCTTCTTTGTACGGGCCATCTCGAAGAGCTCTCGAACCATCCTTGCGCCCTCGCCGACATATTTCTGAACCAGCTCACTACCAATAACTCGGATAAAGGTGGCGTCTGTTCGGTTGGCAACAGCTCGGGCACAGAGGGTCTTTCCGGTTCCAGGAGGACCATAGAGCAGGGCTCCCTTGGGAGGATCAATACCGAGGTTGACAAAGCGCTCAGGAGACAGTAGAGGCATTTCGACAACTTCCCGTAGCTTCTCAACCTGCTCCTTACAACCACCAACATCGCCGT is a genomic window containing:
- a CDS encoding probable 26S proteasome regulatory subunit YTA3 — encoded protein: MPSATGSNWEKYQKNFADDEVEEKKITPLTDEDIQVLKTYGAAPYGTSIKKLEKQIKEKQQSVDEKIGVKESDTGLAPPHLWDVAADRQRMSEEQPFQVARCTKIIADEKGDEAKSKYVINVKQIAKFVVQLGERVSPTDIEEGMRVGVDRNKYQIMLPLPPKIDASVTMMTVEEKPDVTYGDVGGCKEQVEKLREVVEMPLLSPERFVNLGIDPPKGALLYGPPGTGKTLCARAVANRTDATFIRVIGSELVQKYVGEGARMVRELFEMARTKKACIIFFDEIDAIGGARFDDGAGGDNEVQRTMLELITQLDGFDARGNIKVMFATNRPSTLDPALMRPGRIDRKIEFSLPDLEGRANILRIHAKSMSVERDIRWELISRLCPNATGAELRSVCTEAGMYAIRARRKVASEKDFLSAVDKVIKGNLKFNSTATYMQYN